The segment aagtAGGAAAATCACAattgagataatataaaccatctttttcacgccctccaccaatcatcttccTTGTGTGAAAATCTtgaaaaacacagtaagagggaaagaaggtaattgagcaatttaatgagctAGTTAACTGGCTCacagaaagaagacttaaatGGGAATTGTGGAACATGTAGCATAGAAGATAATTTTAgtgaggatgtgggtgatataGTACCATGGCCGAGAACCGGTGTGGAAGCACCGTTGGCAAGAATAACAGATGTAGAACTAGTACTAGAagaaaaagttttaaaaattgatgacttaccagtcatatgggcagaagcacctgaatcaatgatccaagggGTAAAggtagtggtaagaagggctgaggtacATACATGAGCTAAGATGGCAGCAGATGTAGACTCACCattagatgtattagaggatgcctcgagAGTGTGCAAGCACCAGAGCAATtgattgatgtcatcgcgcTGGCTGGTAGATGAATCTCCTGATGAATGGCTCGGTTTAGTATCAGTGGAAGACCCTATGTCAGTACCATCGTCTGACAttgcatgattggctaactgggtGGCCCACTCTGGCTTATCATGCTTTGCCCAATAAGTCTCGTTAGTATGTTTAGGCTTTCAATAGTAAGTGCACTGGCGAGATGCACGATCAGACGGCTGTCCATTAGAATCTCGACCAGCTGACCCACATCCTCCCCCACGACTGCGACCACGTCCACTGTTGGTAAGGAAGGCAGAATTATCTTTAGAAGACTGATCAAGTTTTGTTGATGAAGTAATACACTACAGCGAATAAATGTCATTCAGAGTAGGAATAGTATCGCCTGCGAGTAGATGgcccttcactgctttcaaatcattattcaaaccagctaggaatttggaaacaaaaaactCATTACACTGAACTCTTAATTTGTCAATGTCAGTGGTCAAGGGTTGgaaaacattgagttcttcaaccattcccctgAAAGTACTATAATACGCTGGAAGAGTTTTGTCAGACTGGCGAAACTGGAATAgtttctcataaatatcatagatatgagtcatgttcttctctcgagagtaagtttccttcaaattgttccatactccctttgcagtagagtgaaacatgacattggcagcaacatttggttccatactattccacaaccagatCAAAGTCaaggcattctccttcatccattcattatAACTCTTGTTAGATGCTGGAGGAGGATCAGAAGTAGTATATTGAAGTTTATCCTTGGTCATAAGGTAAACCTTCACAAGTTAAGCCCAAAGTAGGTAATCTGAGCTTCCCTTGAGCTTAATAGAAGTAATttggacattgacattgtccgAGGCAGATGCAGTAGTCACAAAGGTAGTAAACTTGGTCTCAGTCatgagaacaaaaaataaagtagacaaatagagtcgcagatatctggctttcacccaaaaatacaagaaaacaacAGACCAACTTGAACCACAATGACTGGATATCTGGCTTTCATCCAAGGGACTTGGGttcgataaaaaaaaagaatggctgtggttcaagttcttcaaatcttcagCATAGTACCAAAAGAGCATGATCCATACACCAAATAAATCACTCCATGTGATTTAATCCATAGTAGATGCAGCAGTAGGCGGCTACGCACCAAAAAGGTTTAGCTCTAAACTAAGATTAGTAAAGAGGGATCTGAAAAATGAGTTTGATTTGATTACAGagactctgataccatgttacaatccaaGAGATCTTTaaccaaaccaaagaaaagagaaaagaagagaagaagaagagaagagagaagagagaagagagagagaggtgcgatTGATGGTactcccaaaagagagagaCCTGCGATCAGTCCATAATAGATTGATCGCAAGTTTTAGTcctttacttatattaaaataatgctgAAAGTAAAAGACAAAAGTACCCCCATTTCCCAATTACAAAAAAAGCCACATCACAGAAATATGGGGGCTGAAgggacccaaaatacccctatcggCCCCTATCGGTTTTAGAGTTTACCGTCTAGCGCTAAACTCAACAAATTTCAAGAGAATTTTTCTTCTAGGAatttaaaatatcatcaatagACAATAATAAGAAAAAGGTTTCAAATTCTTTATAGGTTTTCAAAGAAACCACTCAATTGCTTGTTTAGTTCCCTTCCAATTTATCTTACTTGAAAACCAATCACAAATGACTGCTTTTACCCAAATTCCCAAAATCTATTCATGGGTCAAATACTTTAGTCTTCACCAATGATGAAACTCTGCAACAATTTATTATGGCAACTTAGATCTCTGGAAAAAATTGATTCTGAATTCCTACAAGAATCCATTAGATACCAATAAAAGATTCACTTAGAAAATTTTCTACCCCTACCATCAAGAGATTCCTGAGTATGTATCTGACAACACCAGTCCTTTGAAGCGTTCCTTTCAGGTATTATAGCCATTTTGCTTCTTCCTTGTCTAAATAATTCATAAATCCTTATATACAACCCATACCCGCAAGGGCTAAGATCTGCGATACCATTCCTTAACCAATAActcaccaattttttttacctAGGTAGTAATAAAATCTATAAATTCCCCATATAATCCAAACGTAATGGGCAAAACACtcataaatgagaaataaaGAACTAAAGTCCATAGTCTTTCAATacgtgtgtatatatatatatatatataatctatttATGATACGTCTGCTGGCTACAATAATTTAACACTTTAATAAAGTCTACACAGCTAATCTTAAATCCATATACTGAAATGGAAATAAGATAACTCTCAACAAGGAAAATTAGCATGTCTTCTCGTCATCTCTGCTCTACCTTTTTTTTCCGTTTCAGAAAAGTGATACCTTACCTTCGCTTTCAAAAATGATGAATATGAAGTCCAAGAGGCTACAGGTACTATGGGTCCTCTGACTCCCAATTGGTTGCCTTCTCGGGTCTCGCAATGTTGCCTGTAGGTAGCGATGTGCCCCGAGATGGCCGTATCCTGTTCCCCTGCTGGTGGGGGAATCCATTCCTCGGTTGTCACCTGTTGTGTCTGGCCCATCCTCTAGGCCCCTTTGAAAGGCAGGGAGTGTGACAACGTACATGCTTGCCCGGTCCTTCTTATCGGTTGCGTCTGATCCATTGATTACCCACCCATACTAGAACATGTGGGGGACATCCCAAGAGGCAACAATGAGCCTATATCCAGTGGAGAGTCAACACATTTGAAGGGGACCATGGACAACTTTTTTCTGACATCAAAAATAGTATAGTGTCCAAATCTATTGGAAAGATCTTGATTTGGAAGTCCATGTTCTAAGATTGTGCTCCGTCCAAATGTGATATAGTGTGGCACCAAAAGAAAACTTATCCACATGATTACAAACTAACTTACCACTAAAGGACAtgtccacccaaatccattGACTCTCGAAGGGGAGCAAGATTCTTTTCTTCTGGGGCCAGCATATAGGAAAGGGGTGATGCAGATCTGTCAGTTAGACTGATCTGTAAGTTTCATAATCTGTTCTAATACTAATTTGCTAAATTCTATTTGAGTTTCAGCCTTGTCTATCCATCTGATTTTTGCTATGTGTTTTGTCCATACCCTGAGTTTATTCTTGAGAAAAGATCTTGTATTATGGTACTGTTTTGATCATTCAATTACAGTACTACATTCGGAGGCCCTTCCAAATTGTGGAGAAGGGGCACTCTGAACACTCTATTGGTCCTGCCTATTCTGGTAGAATCTTATACAAATTTTAAAACCTAATCAACACCAATGTCTCCACTGCAAATTGTCTTAGAAAAACCCCCTCCTGTCTCTGTTGAAATCTGCATGGAGGGTCACAAGGTCATCACTTATATTTTTTCCGCTTTTATTAGCAAAAAGATCGACACTTTGTGAACAGAGAACCGCTTTTCTCtgccaaaatggaaaaaaagaaaacaaaagaaattttgaTATCTGGATTGACCAAACTTGAGTGTAAACATGTTTAACTACATGTTTGAAATGTTTGATAGGCCATTTTTATTGCTCTGCTCATTATACATACGGTCAGCATCATCTAGTCTGTTAAACCATTTTGAGTTTCAAATATTAGAAAGACAAATGCTTTATGTGCTAATGAGTACTAATCATTGAAAACAATCTGGATACCAGATTATATAAAGAGAATAGCAATGGTCTAGagatgggtttctagaagcctaaaGGTTTAGGATCAGAAACACATTAATAAACCATAACCGCAATGAATAATTAGTGGtcaaaatcaaataagattAAATAACACAACATCAGGATATCAGATGTACCTTCGAATGGAATGGATTACTCTATTCTATCGGGAGAAAAGAATAACAGAAATTGAAACCAATCCAATGGTAGGATTTCAAGTAAAAGAAGAGTGCCCCTTGAAGCAAGCTCTCCAGAACTGAGACCTGATACCAATGAAGGTAGATTGATCTcagaacagaaaaagaaaataaccagATTAAGCAACAACAGCAAgtaataattattaatatgtCTGTTTTTGTCACTATTCATTATTGGACAATCAAACTCACAAAGGTTGAGTCCTTCTGACTTAATCATTACCATTTGATTTCTTGAAGATTTGATCCTCAAGtactttaaattttcttttgttatcaCATATTAAATTCCAAATTGTATTCATCTCTTAAATACAGAAACTCAAGGGAAGCGTTTTCATGCGATGAAAACTGAATGGGGATCTGATGAGTTCATCCCACTCAGTGTGTTCAAGAACCAGTCTTACGGATATCTTGTTAATGATACATGTGTGTTCGGGGCAGAGGTATTTATTATTGGAGAGAGTAGAAGCGGACAAAATGAATGTTTATGTCTTTCAAGGGGAGCTGGATATTATTACAAACGGTATGTGTGAATGcccatatttaattatttagcCTCCTCAACAAGCTTTTTGACATTAAATGATGCAGGATCGTCAGATTGTTTAGTACAGGACACCATGAAGGTAAGGGTAATCTTTTCAGCAGCCTTAGCTAGTCCAAAATCCATGATATTTGTATTTTCATCTGGTAAAGCATTCAGTTTATGTTGACTGAATTTAATGGATTTGTGTGGACAGAGCCTATAATGAAATCAGCCTATGGTGTACCTATGGGAAAGTCCGCGACATATGATACTACCTTTCCTTCTTTAAAAATAGGTGGGTGAATTGAAAGTAAATCATCAATACAGAAAAGAGTTCTCAAGGTTCCAATTTTTAGGGAACTGCCAACTTTTCTGTTTTATGGTTGGGCTAGTACCAAATACCAACTCAATTCAAAGTTGTCTTTTCTCGGTTGAACTTTTCCAACCCAGATTCTTCATTCTTGCACTCTTTCTTAATAACACAAAGTAACTTGTGATTCCACCCTGTCATCGCTTCTAGGATAGCAAGCACCATACTAGCATTAGTTTGGACAAAAATTTTGATGGACTTTTGATTCCTTATCTCCTTGTTCTGATGTTGTAAGGCATCTTAACATATGGTTAATAATCTTTCGAATTTTATTTAGTTGGTATGAAATTAACAGATTTCCACTGTTTTTTCTTGGCAGGAGTTCCAATGAAATCAATGAGAGATGATATGCCAACGCACTACacatttaaaattaaatcattttcaCAACTTTGCAAGCTTCCTAAAATTAGATGTGACTCCAAGGTTTTCTATGCTGGTGGCTATAAATGGTAACTTCTTTCCtcctcatcttcatcctcaAAACCATAATTCTTAACATGTATACACGTGTCTTTGTGGGCTCACATGCAGGAAgatgtctctctctctgaacaAAAACAAGCAGCAGAAAGTACATTATCTGTCTCTTTACTTAGGCATCGAAGAAACTAGGTCCATCCAGCCTGGTTGGGAGATTGAAACAGTTTTTCGTTTATTTGTATTTGACCAAATTCGAGGCCGGTATGTGATGCTTCAAGGTAATTTACTAAAACACGGAGCTTTGCCGCTTGTCATGTCTAAACtgatatttttttggttgaagtTCGCACCCACAACCCCTCCCCCAGGGGCATATTCCAAATATTTGTGTTTGTTTACACAAATTTTGCTCCGCCATTCTTTAGTTGAAGGCCTTACTTGAATAACATACATacgaaattttaaaaataataataaataagtaaaaaatgcCCTACTTTACTTGAAGATATTTCATAGTTAATATTGTGTCGAAATTCTAAATTGGTGCTCCTAAATTTTGGTAATTTCCTTCTCTCGCATAAATTATGTTCTGTATCTTGTTAACATTTCAGGGTTAAAGAAACCTGATATGTTCTTGGTACATTAGGTAATATTAAGAGAACACAATGACCAAAGGAGGACAGAAATACAGCAatccaaacaaacaaacaatatGGTAGAAATATAGAAGGTCAAATATTTCAGAATCTAATGGTCTTGTGGGgatgagatttttattaaatagacCCCTCAACATGCTATTACATACCTCCAAATATCAAGctgatccaatggttgaattTGCTGTAACAAGGtataacagaaaatagaaactttatGTCAACAGAGTTTAGCAACTCAAGAGAACCTAATAACTCCGAATCCATGGGTTAGATGACTCAAATTCTGGTCAATTGTAATACTATCAGGCAGGAAAACATATCAAATATGAAGTCAATCCTATTGCTGGATTAACTAAAATGTTAAATTGAATCCCTGCAACCCCTGCTGCCCCTGCAGCCAGAATTAATAACAACATCAAAAAACAGTGAACTAGTATTAGTAGAAGTTTAGAACAATAGAGgatggaaggaaagaaagagatgagCACTAAAAAACCTGAGATCGATGGTTGCTAAGTTACAACTTAAAACGGAAAAGAAAGTGAAGGAAACAGAAACCGTGGAGGTGGTTATGTGATGGAAACCTTCAGTAAACCTTGTTAGTTGATAGGTATAATAGGGCAGAAACTTGGATTAAAAGATTAAGTGATAAAATACCTAGAATATGTCCACAGTAGGAAGGAGATTACCTGTTGGAAAACTGACTGAATCAATGGATGGAAGAACAAGAGGAGAAATGGTAGAGAGGGAAGGATTGATTCGGTTCACCACCTACCATTCCAAGGGTACATTGGTTGCTGCTACTGTGCTAGCTGTTGCTTCAATGTAGAAGACATGATATCAATAAATGTTGCCAAAATCATGGAGAGTTCTCCCTACCTCTtctatatatattaatttagtTGTAATTACAAAGTAGAGATCTTGGATACCAAGTAGC is part of the Macadamia integrifolia cultivar HAES 741 unplaced genomic scaffold, SCU_Mint_v3 scaffold2169, whole genome shotgun sequence genome and harbors:
- the LOC122065975 gene encoding uncharacterized protein LOC122065975 isoform X3 is translated as MMIRSSATLMEVSLDQQEMNNRLTTLSKSLNFHCFQSILRKDVIRRHSKRVVTYETQGKRFHAMKTEWGSDEFIPLSVFKNQSYGYLVNDTCVFGAEVFIIGESRSGQNECLCLSRGAGYYYKRIVRLFSTGHHEEPIMKSAYGVPMGKSATYDTTFPSLKIGVPMKSMRDDMPTHYTFKIKSFSQLCKLPKIRCDSKVFYAGGYKWKMSLSLNKNKQQKVHYLSLYLGIEETRSIQPGWEIETVFRLFVFDQIRGRYVMLQETNAKFDEPNTKWRVGEFMSLESFSNPSCGFLVKDSCVFGATVFVCRERCSGKGECLQMITEGVTTEYRWKIENISQIKESCKSEPFGSGYHKWTLHFYPGGCEVGLGNYISLFVRPGNSSFLIQGPYVRYSLTVIDQSNGNGNGISECGKF